The genomic window caaaagccccataaaatttttatggggtgaacaaaattcactttaatttttttttaagatgttgctgccataataatTCCCGATGTccactttcaataaaaaatctctaagagtttttggtatatgaaaaaaatcgattttcattttgtaacttcaaagtgctgtaacttttttttgtgcactattgtatataggtaaatgaggttcaatcaacatatttttgaccccagaatctgtggtataatttatgaccattcttttcgggacaccctgtatatttaaacaatgtttaaggttttaaataagtataaattttattaactgttaatgaaaatttaaatttctggtgcaactatatttctattaaataattaatagatttaaaaagttattattattattacattatatTTAGGGGCCTAAAAataattgtgtagtgcctcgggcctgatttgaagtaaaacaGGCTCTGTGAAAACCAAATGAAATCTGCACAATTCCAAATTGGTGGTTTTCTGATTGTAAACGGGTGAGTACTATAGGGTACAGGTTAAGTGGAGTTATTCACAgttatggtgtattccacgaatatacgactgttttagattatcgcgacaacgaatattttagtgtgcaacataagaagtacgaaagtattttgcccTAATAATTAccccaataaacaacaatattatttgcaatttaatttcgttcttcatattttgcacagtaacaTATTCgatgtcgcgataatccaagagggtcgtatattcgtggaatggggtataatTTTTTGTTCCTCCTGTAAAATCAGGTATTTTGGACTTATGCATTTTTCACATTCGGCCGACGATAAGCGAATTGTGGTGGTCTCTGTAACAAAATTAAGTCTTAAACTGTCTTCTTTAAAACATTCAATTTTCTATTGGTAAATCAGAAGTTTCATTCATATTAAATTGAATACATATTATCAAGTAAGTAGTAACAGATGAAAATAAAGCTCCAAGAATGAACCGATTCACAACGAAGAATCCCGCAGCTGTACATTTGGGTGATATCTTCTGTGCGTAATTTGCAAGATGAAGCAATTCTTCTCTGATGTTGGAGTTGGGCACTTTTTCTTGTAGCAAGTGACAAGTGGTTATAAATTCTGCTGAGTTCTTCTCTAtcatatcacatttattgataatCGTGATGACGTTCACCTGAAAAGATTTGGTAGTAAAATTTTTTGGTggcaaaattcaataaaaaatattttttcaattagaaatgAATATACCGAAGATCATTAGTTTTTTCAGGTTCTGTAAAGGTTACTCTTCGTCACTTGAGGCTACTAAAAGTGTTTGTATAATTGATCGATGTTATCCTACTGCCTGTTATCTATACTGTAGAAGTTTAAgtcttttaatttattaatgaattttaacacttatttttttttatttacacttattATTATTACCCTATAGGGTATAGTGGCATTAGCATTTGTTTACTTGGAGTATGAACAAACAGGACGGTAAGGTAACAGTACTTCCACAAAAAGTTATATTGGccccgtgcgtctcccctctatttACAGAaatttacagtcacgtgacacgctgtcagttttgtaaggacgttttagtattgactcttatgggattattttgttaaaattgaatattttattttctagtgataataaacgaatacaaattgttagaattcattagttattctTTTATAAGGTCATTTATAGTTCAACAAAAATGTGTTTTGTccttaataaagatttattgacataatttGCGATAGTGAAGTTATATAGGACATACCATATCCGTACTTTCTGGAGTCAATTCGGATTTATCAGAGctaaaatatgtatgtaatatgtacaaaacttataaaaacgtaaataatattattatatcatgTGTATATTGTCACATCCTTTGTATATTATAGAAAAAGGTAACCTCACTTCATCCTTGTAACAgcgttaattaattttattctttGATCTAATTTTTTTTGGGAATGAAGAAAATAAAAGTATTTCATATCACTAGTTTTCCATGTATTTTTACAGTGAATAACCCACCAAAAACGTGAAAtggcattttttttaaaatgtcccATTTAAATATACAATAAATCGTCCTTACAAAGATTCAAGCAatcgccaccatgagcaggtcggtcgattttgttttgacactttgttaacgctcggagcgaataccTACACCATTACAATCAACACCAAAAAAGACAGTCTAATTAAAGGATGATTCAGTGAGACGATACGATTTGacaacgctgctgacgataaaatagaggagcCGCGGGCTTGCGACGTAAACGTAGTGAATCTAGAGAGTGGGAAGTTTAGTTATCATGGAGACGTGATCTAGTGAACAACGCGCATTTGctgtgaaagcttattacaaGAATGGTGAAAGTTTTGTGAGTGTACAACGAGGATTTCGTTTACACTGCCATTTGCCTCCCCGTTTACAAGACCAAGTTACAAGACTTGGGTTAGGAACTTCGAAAGTAGTGGTTCAACATTACAAAAATAGGTGGCAGTGTCAGAACTGCTCGCATACCACAGAATATTGAAGCGGTGCCAAATTCATTACACACGAGTCCTCGAAGATCTCTGCGACGACCCGCATGTAATGAATTTGGCACCGCTTCAATATTCTGTAGTATGCGAGCAGTTTTGACACTGCCACCTCTTTTCTGTAATACTGAACTACTACTTTCAAAGTTCCTAACCCAAGTCTTAATAGCAATGTTGGACCGAACTGCACGCGGGATggcaaatggtagtgtaaacgaaATGCTCGTACACGCGCAAAACTTTTACCATTGttgtaataagctttcacagCAAATACGCGTTGTTCACCCGACCACGTCTCCTTGATAACTAAACTTCCCACTCtctagattcacaacgtttacATTTACGACAAAACATCGTATGGATGGTTGGACAATAAGAAGGCGGAAAAGTAAAGTAATGGTTGAAAAATATAGTTTTGTTTTTAACTACCCCCCTCCAGGACCAAACTAACCCTTATTTTACCATATGGCGATCCTGACAAGATCGCCGTATATAATGTAAATAGGGTggttttaagattttttaaaaactatttgagATCTATTCGCAAGATACTTATCATAACACACCCCTAATTGCGTCCCTATGCTTTAGCGAAGTCGAGAATATTTTATTCCCTTCCAATATTCCACCTGCCGTTTTTATCGATTCAGGAAGATATCTAGGCTCCAGGTAAATGATACGGTAAGGGTTCTGAACATCTTGTTCTGCTTATATAATTCCACTGAAGCGGCATTTGAGGATTAGTATCAGCGAATTGTTTTGTACTTGCACTACCCAAACAAAAGGCAATCACAGTGGGTGAAGACCTACTTGAGAATATTATTTCCCGATATGTAATTCTACTCTATGTCGCAGTCTCGACATGGTCGCAATTTCGAATCGGAAGTTTAAAACACCACCTCATGGCATGGCAAAAGGACATGACCGGACCATAAATAACTACGTGTCCCTGTTTATAATTGAAAACTAAAAAGACTGGGACAAGCTGGTGCCTCTGTTTCTGCTAGTCTATCGAAGATCTCAATGTGAAGCAACTGGTTTTACTCCAACAGTGCTCTTGGTTGGTAGAGAGATAGCGCACCTCAACAACCTCCTACATGGCAACCTACCAGACTGAGGGGCGTACAAAATGCATCGGTATACCTAatgttgttaataaaaaaaagatatagCCAAACAGTCAAAGACCCTTCCAGAGTTACGATGCCAAAATAAAACGAAGACTGATGCTGTCTGGTCCCAATACAGATTATGTTCTCTACAATAACAGTAACTAATACAGTAACAGTTGTCGATGACAATAAGttaagtaataaaaattaaatgataACGTGTACTTACCAAAGTATTACACCATTTTAATATTGGCATTCCGCACCTTGCTATTGACATGTTTTGAATTAACGTCACATCTAGACTAATAACAGCAAGAATTGTAGCTTCAAGATACAGCAATAAAATTGACCGCACTATATTAtctatatgtatatattttactATTAAGAACAGAAGAAATTACTGAATTATTAAAATAACTCGAGGTagaaagtgctaaatttggactcatggttaactacaacaaaaccaaaatcatggttattgatcgccaacaacagtttcctgaaacccaaactattgcgggatgcgaggtagtctcatctatgatatatcttggagctctagttaacaacacaggcagttgtgaacccgaaattagaagacgcattcaactagcaagagcagcaatgggcaatgagtgaactaaacggggtatggcgtgatcgtcacattactatgacaaacaaaaagagactcgtttcaactctggtcttttccatattttactatgcatgcgagacatggacagtcaaaaaatcagatagacgacgtatagacgcctttgaaatgtggacatggagacgcctgcttcgaattccatggacggctcgccgtacaaatatctcggttctggatgaaatgaaaccggatcagcgtctctccagtaccgtttactctagaattttaaagttctttggtcatatccatcgaagtgatcacaaaatggagcggttggtggtccaaggaaggcctcagactcaacgccaacgcggaagatctccacagcgatgggcggacattactcaaaagcttctcaacaaacagtatactaaggaaatacatgtaactgatgaccgcgaccagtggagaaatattatcaatcaaactgtccgagctgctgaagcccaattatgaaccacaacacatctactaagatgttaatgactatgatgatgattAAGAACAATCCTCTTAATATCACTTTTATTTGAAGGATAGTGGTTCGAGAATAATTCATGGTCACATATGTCCTGCGCATAATTAGcctttttaaagattttttcaaATTCGAAAATTAATTTTCGACTTGATCGAATGCAATATAAATGACCCTGGATAACAAATTTCTATAGAGCTGTTGCATCAGTTTATGACTGACAACAGAAGATTATGACAACAGAATAAAGTAAAGCTTAGAGATTTTGAATAGTCGTTTATAAAAGTAACTACCAGAAGGATTGTGGACGTTATAACACCTGAGCTGAACAGAGCCCACAAATTCCTTTTATGTTGTGCGTTTTGAAATTGTACTGGaacttatttttattgaaaattatattAAATGTTTGATTAAAGATTGTTCATTCCGTACGGTACATAAGACTACTCAACAAGCAAAAGGTTATACCCAAACAATAATTTAGCATTGCTACAAGAGCAATAACTGCATAGAGCGCAAAATGCTGAATTACTAGACGacagaaaatatgcatgtaaacCTACAATACAAACCAATTTCAGTAAAATCTGAAGTTGAATATCCATATAAAATACAGATTATTTTTCGACTTTTTATATCAATATACCAttgtaaaatatttgtttttatgatatgaataagagatctctgtaacatacaagatatagtacggtggggaagacagagacgacgcgagtggaatcagcatgtaaCGAGACTGGACAGCGAATCAACtttcaacatcacagctacgaatacaagcgcaaaatcggtaaggaacaggccaagaggcctattataagaagaagaagaagatgatatgATGTAAGTCATCGGTAAGAGATTCGAGTGCAGTCTATTGAGAAGTATTTCAGTAATTTAATTTTCTTGTGATCCAACGTTAGTCACAGGTGAAAAACCCTAGTGCATTATGTATTGAAATATATGTGTGAGTTTGGGAATTTACATTTTGTGGATTGAGTGGAACCACTTTTTCTTTTAACGACTTGAATTATTCTATAACTGCCAATCGACACATTAAATACCTAAATCCTTTTTATTTTGGTAAGAATTTTTTTATTCCACCAAGTTAAAATCATGTAGGGCAGTGTAGTATTATATTTTTTAGCTTTTAAAAGTTTTGTTAGCGCCATACCAAGTAACATTGTTTTCTAAGTTTACTTTTATGGACCATGCCGCGTAGATTGTATTCTGTACAATCTGTATTCTGAGATATCTGTATTCTGTAGTAACAGTTGTCGAAGACAAAGACTTAAGTGATACCAATTAAATAATAACTTATACTTACCAAAGTATTATACCATTTTAATATTGGCATTACGCACCAAGTAATTGACATGTTTTGTACTAAAGTCATGTCTAGACTAATAACAGCAAGAATTGTAGCTTCAAGGTAcagcaataaaaaaatattttactattaAAAACAATCCTCTTAATTTAACCTTAATTTGAAGGATACTGGTTCGAAAATAATTCATGTTCACATATCTCCTGCGCATAATTAGCCtttttaaagatcttttcaaATTCGAAAATTCATTTCCGACTAGATCGAATGCAATACAAATGATCCTCGATAACAAGTGTCTATAGAGCTGTTGCATTAGTTTGTGACTTAAAAAAGTAAAGCTTAGGAATGTTAAATAGTCGTTTATAAAAGTAACTTCCAGAAGGATTGTGGACGTTATAACACCTGAGCTGAGCAGAGCCCACAAAATTCCTTTTATGTTGCGCGTTTTGGAATTCTGCTGGaacttatttttattgaaaattatattaaatatttgATTAAAGATTGTCCATTCCGTACGGTACCTAAGACTACTCAACAAGCAAAAGGCTACACCCAAACAATAATTTATCATTGCAACAAGAGCAATAACTGCATAGAGCGCAAAATACTGAATTACTAGACGACATAAAATATACATGTGTACCTACAATACAAACCAATTTCAGTAAAATCAATGGTAAGTTTAATATCCatgtaaaatatatattttttttttcgactttttatatcaatataatatactattgtaaaatatttgtttttatgaTATGATGTAAGTCATCGGTAAGAGATCCAAGTGCAGTCTATTGAGAAGATTTCAGTAATTTAATTTTCTTGAGATCCAACGCTAGTCACAGGTGAAATACCCTAGTGACTAGTGCTTTCTGTTTTGAAATATATATATGTGTGAGTTTGGAAATTTACATTTTGTGGATTGAGTGAAACCACTTTTCCTTTTAACGACTTGAATTATTCTACAACTGCCAAACGACACATTATATACCTAAATCCTTTTTATTTTGGtaagaatttttttattgtaCCAAGTTAAAATCATTTGGGGGCAGTGTAGCTTTATATTTTTTAGCCTTTAAATCTTTTGTTAGCGCTGTACCAAGTCACATTATTTTCAAGTTTTCTATTACAAACCATGCTGCGTAGATTGTATTCCGTACAATCTGTATTCTGTAGTAACAGTTGTCGAAGACAAAGACTTACGTGATACCAATTAAATAATAACTTATACTTACCAAAGTATTACACCATTTTAATATTGGCATTCCGCACCAAGTGATTGACATGCTTTGTACTAAAGTCATGTCTAGACTAATAACAGCAAGAATTGTAGCTTCAAGGTACAGCAATAAAATCGACCACCCTAATATAATATCTATATATTTTACTATTAAAAACAATCCTCTTAATGTTACCTTAATTTGAAGGATACTGGTTCTAAAATAATTCATGTTCACATATCTCCTGCGCATAATTAGCCTTTTtaaagatattttccaatttgaAAATTCATTTCCGGCTAGATCGAATGCAATACAAATGATCCTCGATAACAAATGTCTATAGAGCTGTTGCATTAGTTTGTGACTTAAAAAAGTAAAGCTTAGAAATGTTAAATAGTCGTTTATTAAAAGTAACTACCAGAAGGATTGTAGAGCTTATAACACATGAGCTGAGCAGAGCCCACAAAATTCCTTTTATGTTGCCCGTTTTGGAATTCTGCTGGaacttatttttattaaaaattatactaataTTTGATTAAAGATTGTCCATTCCGTACGGTACATAAGACTACTGAACAAGCAAAAGGTTATACCCAAACAATAATTTATCATTGCAACAAGAGCAATAACTGCATAGAGCGCAAAATACTGAATTACTAGACGACAGAAAATATGCATGTATACctacaataaaaaacaatttcAGTAAAATCGTAAATTCAATATCCATATAAAATACAGATTATTTTTCGACTTTTTATATCAATATACTAttgtaaaatatttgtttttatgaTATGATGTAAGTCATCGGTAAGAGATTCGAGTGCAGTCTATTAAGAAGTAATTCAGTAATTTAATTTTCTTGAGATCCAACGTTAGTCACAGGTGAAAGACCCTAGTGCATTCTGTATTGAAATATATATGTGTGAGTTTGGGAATTTACATTTTGTGGATTGAGTGAAACCACTTTTTCTTTTAACGACTTGAATTATTCTATAACTGCCAATCGACACATTAAATACCTAAATCCTTTTTATTTTGGTAAGAATTTTTTTATTCCACCAAGTTAAAATCATGTAGGGCAGTGTAGCAttatattttttaccttttaaaaGTTTTGTTAGCGCCATAACAAGTAACATTGTTTTCTAAGTTTACTTTTATGGACCATGCCGCGTAGATTGTATTCTGTACAATCTGTATTCTGAGATATCTGTATTCTGTAGTAACAGTTGTCGAAGACAAAAACTTAAGTGATACCAATTAAATAATAACTTATACTTACCAAAGTGTTACACCATTTTAATATTGGCATTCCGCACCAAGTGATTGACATGTTTTGTACTAAAGTCATGTCTAGACTAATAACAGCAAGAATTGTAGCTTCAAGGTACAGCAATAAAATCGACCACCCTAATATAATATCCATATATTTTACTATTAAAAACAATCCTCTTAATGTTACCTTAATTTGAAGGATACTGGTTCTAAAATAATTCATGTTCACATATCTCCTGCGCATAATTAGCCTTTTTAAAGATATTTTCAAATTCGAAAATTCATTTCCGACTAGATCGAATGCAATACAAATGATCCTCGATAACAAGTGTCTATAGAGCTGTTGCATTAGTTTATGACTTAAAAAAGTAAAGCTTAGAAATGTTAAATAGTCGTTTATGAAAGTAACTACCAAAAGGATTGTAGAGGTTATAACACCTGAACTGAACAGAGCCCACAAAATTCCTTTTATGTTGTGCATTTTGGAATTCCTCTTAaacttatttttattgaaaattatgttaaatatttgattAAAGATCGTCCATTCAGTACGGTACATCAGACTACTCAATAAGCAAAACGTTATACCCAAACAATCATTGATCATTGCTACAAGAGCAATAACTGCATAGAGTTCGGTCCAGAATACTGCGTTACGAGATGAGAGATAATATACATAAATACCTACAAACCAATACAGTACAATCAGTCCCAAGTTCCATatccaaataaaatatttgtagatttttttatcATTTGAACAATTTGGGATCATACCTATGAATATTGCAAATGCATATACTTTATGGAATATTGCCAGCATTAATGTCATTATAATATCTATAACATCATATGCCATCAACAGGGTAATAACTACCATAAACATTAGATATAAATGATcatactttttaattattttcaatacattaaaattttttaatttatttattgattaaAATGATAATTACGATATTAAAAAGAAGTATGTGCTTACTTTACTTATTTCAATAGGTACATAtaaatatacacacacccaaacatatatggaatcaccatgtatttctaagtaatatttatttcttttgaaaaaactgatTATTGTTGcaaagaataaaggtttttattgaaaataaaacaaatctataagacaatcaaatagtacagctcggtacggtatagactatttgcttgagttgcaaattgaatgaaaataaataaactaacttttgcgtccaaaaacaaaaatatgcgtcatgtggggttatagaacttacaacggggaaagattattggtcttgtggatcaagtaatgttctcagagggacatagctgtagagctaggcgtaacacagggccttctgtccaaaacctatgctaggtaacaggactaagaaagctcaaaaataaaggaAGAGAAAGTCACCAAAAAGTAATagcggctcgccacgatcgtttaattgtccaatcagctggaagacacttaaccatttctcacctgcagctccaaaggcagcttttggaagctaaaTGTGTAACTTTTccgttgaaacgataagaagaagagttcgtgccaagaagtatacagcagaagACGGTTATGGGTTCCCGAATTATCCAGgaagcacaagattgatcgcctaaattggtgtcttcagcaccaaaactggaacattgggaattgacaaaatgtgctattttcaggaAAAGTCaagatttgtgtaaaatcagatgacccacgaaatcgtgtacttagaggccgaggaagacaagcaagaatgaAAACTGTCAtttctgttcacaaatatacaaggggaagtgtaatgttctggagaggaattgtgatccgtaaaaaaactcctttagttttcatccaatcaactttaagtTCTCACAgatatgttgataacctgtagttaggctctggaaaGGTGCAAcgggagaaaatttaattttttgcatgataatggacctccataTACCATTAGattgactagagacatcattgaagcagaaggtatcccttgtttggagcggcctgcttgctcacccgtgCTTAACTCTATAGAGTACTTGTGGGTTATgcctaaaagaaaatttagagctcgccgggataatccacaaaacaccgcacggttagtacaagctgctcttgaaggatggagcaacctaccacaacaaaatgttgataatttgattaggagcgtgcccacgcaaactgaagcttgcataaaaattagaggtgataacactgactaacaagaaaaacaaaaaaaaataaataagaacaatttaaacattattcgttttacattgaaattttttatgctatttaCTGTAAAACAACTaaatttaatttgtttgttaaatattttattgttttatttaattgttatatttaattgttatgtatttgttattaaattgctttaaaataaatagtgttagacttcgtgtgttcgttttttaaattcgctcgaaataataagaaatatcagatgattccatataagtttgggtgtgtgtatatacaGTATCAGAAAGAAATGTAGGTATGTGCTTTCAACGGTAGGAACTGAGagaaacataatttaaaacaatatAGGTATATTAGAAGGTACGGGCACCAAATCAATTCGTTTCGGAGTTATTTTGCGGCAAAAATATCGTTGTCAGATAACCTGAGTCAGAAAATCGTCTGCTCTTGTTCGATTAATTGTATTTTATAATACGGTACTCAATGTGGGTTTCGTGAAAGGATAAAGTATTACTTTATTTGGAAGGATTTTATTGAGTAGTCcctgtttaggattttgtcctcttcagggtatGTATTGAATTTTGTTTGTGTGACAgaaaaagcaaacagtccgaaaaaacACTGGGGCAAGGTGTGGTTGGCCTGAGTGTTGCCAGGCGGTGGTGGTTCAGCTGACTGTCAGAGATCAGAGAAGAAGGTTTGATGGAATTGGTGTTGGTTTGTAACGGTTACCCGTTGCCCTTCAATAATTTGGCTTCGCCCGCCTATGGCGACTGAGCAACCAACAGAGGTCGCTCCTCGGACTTGCTTTGCGCTACGCAAAAATCGTAAGCTAGAATAGAAACTTTAGTGTGGTCAGTATGCTCGCCGCGGGCACGTCTGAGAATTTATTCTCGTTGTTTGTGACGGAATTGAAACAAAATGAAATCT from Diabrotica virgifera virgifera chromosome 5, PGI_DIABVI_V3a includes these protein-coding regions:
- the LOC126885353 gene encoding putative gustatory receptor 28b, whose protein sequence is MTLVQSMSITWCGMPILKWCNTLVNVITIINKCDMIEKNSAEFITTCHLLQEKVPNSNIREELLHLANYAQKISPKCTAAGFFVVNRFILGALFSSVTTYLIICIQFNMNETSDLPIEN